The genomic region ATGTGCCGCATCGTCGTAATAGCCAATCCCCACGAACGCGAGCGCCGCCGCCCCCTGCGCAGATGCCTCCTCAACTTCTGAACGCACAATCTCAACACCAGTAACATCACAAATAATCTGACGCCACAACGCAGACCGAGAGCCACCACCCACGGCGCGCAGCTCACGCACCGACGTCGCCCCACCACGGGCTAGCCCCTCAAGATTTAACGCCAACTCAAACGCCATGCCCTCTAACAAAGAACGGTACGCATGCGCCCGCGTGTGCCCAGACCCATAACCAACAACCGCGCCCCGCGCAAACGGATCCCAATATGGTGCCTGCACCGCATTCCAATACGGCAGTGACAACAAGCCTTCACACCCCGCTGGTACCTGGGCGGCAGCGGCCTCCAACTTGGGGTCAGGTGCGCCCTCCAACGCAGGATCGTTGAACTCCCGGCGGAACCAGTTGCCAAGCACCGAACCGGAGTTCTGCACCGACTCCAACACGAACCAACCCGGTATCCCCGCCACTAACGCGCGATATTGCTTAGAGAACCGGTACTCATCCGCATGCACACCCGCCACAATCGACGTCCCAATATTCACATACGCCACGCCCGGCTCCGTCGCCGCAGTCCCCAAACCAGCCGCCTGCCCATCACCCAGACCCGCGACCATCACCACGTTCTCAAGGCCCCACTGGGCAGCAAGTTCGGGTAACAGTGGCCCCACAACCTCACCGGGCTTCGCCAACTGAGGCATCTGCTCGGCCCGCACACCAGCCATATCCAACAGGGTTGGCGACCACGTCTGCGCCGCAATATCAAACAAATTCAACGTATCCGCACTACCCGTCGACGACACCCACCGGCCCGTCAACCCATGCGCCACATACGCATGCACATCCACCACCAGGTGTGCACGTTCAAACACCTGCGGTTCATGCTCCTTCAACCACGCCATCTTATACAACGCCGACGTCGTATCCGCCGGCTTCCCCGACAGCTCATGCACCGCATCCGAACCCAACCGGTTGATCTGCTCACCAGCACGCGAATCCAACCACAAAATCGCCGGACGAATCGCCTCCCCACGCTCATCCAACGCCACAAACGTCTCTCGCTGATGCGTAATCCCCATCGCCTTCACCCGCGCCCGATCCTGCGCCGACAACTGCGCCACCGCCTGCGCAACCGCCTCCTGCGTAGAAGACCACCACTGACGCGGATCATGCTCATACTGATGCATATGAGGCGTGAAAAACTCAATGCGCGACCGCCCCGTAGCCAACACGTGGCCACCCGCATCAATCACCACAGCCTTCGTGGCAGACGTAGACGAATCAATCCCAATAACTAACGGCTCCAACGCAATATCCTTCCACGCACACAGCGAACTAGCCTTACAAAAACTGCTATACCTCTATCGTATCGAACAGTCGGCTACCCTCGCCCCGCAGGCGCGCAGGCCCCACAAGCATGCAAACCACGCACGCTTTTACAGACCACAGGCTAGGCCACCGTCGACTCCACCAGACACGTCAGGTGCACCGCCTGCCGATTGCACACAGAACCGTTTAAACCAACTCCCTACAGCACAGGTGTGCTTCCACCATCCACTCGCAACCCAGTGCCCGTTATGTAGCCAGCTGCTTTCGAGGCATAGAACACCACGGCCGCAGCCAGTTCCTCCGGATCCCCCAAACGCTTCACTGGAATACTGTTTTCAAAACGTTCCCGCACTTCCTGAGGGGAAACACCCTCGCGCTGCGCCGCGTCTGCATCCAACTGATCTATCCGCGGCGTCAAAATCCGCCCCGGATGCACCACGTTCACAGTCACGCCACTAGCGCCAACCTCAAGCGACAAAGCTTTCAAATACCCCGCCAGCGCCATCCGCCCCATCGAAGACAACACCAACTGCTCAGAAGGGGTTTGCACCGCCACTGAACCAACCGCAATAATCCGCCCCCAACCCTGCTTCTGCATATGCGGTAAACAGCGATTAATCAGCGCTATATGCGGCTTCACCAGGCGATTCATTGCCTCGTCCACATCCACAGGCCGCACCGTCGTAGGTTTCCCCGGCCGCGGCCCCGGGCCATTCAGCACCAGCACATCAATCGGCCCGAACGCGGCCTCACACGTAGCTGCCGCATGCTCCACAGACGCTAAATCCTCAACGTCCATAACCGCGCCATCAGCCACCCCACCGGCCTTCAACACCTGCTCCACCACGGTTTGCACGCGCCCTTCAGTACGCCCCGTTACGAACACGCGCGCACCCTCAGCCGCTAACTTCAACGCGCTCGCACGCCCCAAACCCGACGTAGACGCCGCAACGAACGCCACTTTCCCGCTCAAACCCAAATCCACTAAAACCACTCCTTTAGTTACGCATCACATTTCTACAAGACTAACGCGTAACCGCCGTCACAGCACGGGGGGAACCTCAAGTAGATAAAGGTCTGCGTAGGGCAAAGCAGGGAACAAGACCACTTGAATTCAAGTGGAAAGGAACAGCGGTGGCGTGCTCACACAAGTGGAAAGGCCAGGCGGGCAACCCGGCAGCGAAAGAGGCCGCTCGCACAAACGCGAAGCGGCCTCATCAGCAGCCGGCACCGGTCAGCCTTAAAACAGCCATCCCAAAAACCGGCCGCAAAAAACCAAGCTACAGCAAACTGGTTACGACAGTTTCTTCACCAGTGGGAACGTGATGGTCTCGCGGATACCTTGGCCGGTGAACGCCATCAGCAGGCGGTCCAGGCCCATGCCCATCCCACCCGTGGGGGGCATGCCCTGCTCCATGGCTTCCAAGAAATCCTCATCCAAACTCATGGCTTCCTCATCACCCTGCGCGGCCGCGAGCGACTGCTCCACCAACCGCTCCCTCTGCACCACCGGGTCCACCAGTTCCGAATACGCGGTTGCCAACTCGAACCCACGAATATACAGATCCCACTTCTCCACCACACCGGGCTTTGAACGATGCTGCCGCACCAGCGGCGAAGAATCCACCGGGTAATCACGCACAAACGTGGGCTCATACAAGTCATCACCCAACGCGGCCTCAAAAATCTCCTCCGCGATCTTCCCGTTCACATAGTGATCCGGAATATCAAGTCCGAACTCACCGGCAATCTGCAGCAGTTCCTCGCGCGGCGTATCCACCGAGAACTCCCGACCCAAAGCCTGCGCAGTTGCCTCAAACATAGAAATTTCACGCCAAGAACCCGACAGGTCATACACGGAACCGTCCGGCAACGTCACCTGCTCCGAACCCATCGCATCCCGAGCTGCCTTCTGAATAAACTCCCGCGTGCGCCGCGCCATCGAATCGTACGTACCGTACGCCTCGTAGGCCTCCAGCATCGTGAACTCCGGGGAATGCGAAGAATCCGCTCCCTCGTTACGGAAGTTACGGTTAATCTCAAAAACCTTGTCAACCCCGCCCACAACAGCGCGTTTCAAAAACAACTCCGGGGCAATACGCAAAAACAAATCCGTGTCATACGCATTCATGTGCGTCGTGAACGGCCGGGCTGCCGCACCCCCATGAATCGTCTGCAACATCGGGGTTTCAATCTCAATGAACCCCGCGTCGTGGAAATACTCCCGCAGCGAATACACCACGTTCGCACGCACCCGCACCATATCCCGCGCTGCAGGGCGCACAATCATATCTAAGTAACGCCGGCGTACCCGCTGATCCTCCGACAGGGTCATCGCCGTACCATCTTCAGTTACAAACGCCTTCGGAAGTGGCCGCAGTGCCTTCGACGCAATCCGCCATGCAGCGTCGTCTTCCGTGGCCTCCGCGAACACCGACAGTTCCCCGCGTTTAGAACGGATCGGACGGCCCCGCACAAACAGGTGATCACCCAAATCCACCAGCGATTTGAAAGACTTCAAAGAATCCGCGCCCACAGCCTTCGCCGAAAGCATTGCCTGCAACTGGTTCCCCGCCCCATCCTGGAGCACCACGAACTGCAACTTACCGGAACCACGCACCGCCATCACGCGGCCAACCAAACCCACAACGTCCTGGGATTCCTCTTCTTCCCCCAAAGACTCGTAAGTCTCACGCACCTGCGCGATCGTGGTTGTCACCGGGAGTTCAACCGGATACGGATCCACGCCCGCATCTAACATTTCCTGCCTTTTGTTTGCCCGCACCCGCACCTGTTCAGGCGCGTTTTCTAGAAAGTCTTTCATTTTACTCACGCTCTAATGTTACCTAATGCAATACTCGTGTCCGCCTGCTCTACCGCAATGGACTTTGCAGCGGACCTTCGCCTCCGGTGGCGTTTTCTAACCCGGCGGGGACCGAGGCTGGGTCGTCCCCCACATGTATCTGCCGGTTTTGTTCGTCTACAAGTACGACGCGGCCACGCCACCCTTCCAGCTGAGATTGTGGGACTTGCGCATACGCAATTATTATAACGACTTCCCCTTTATTTATGAGGTGAGCTGCCGCCCCATTCACCTGGATTCCACCGCTGCCGGGCTGGCCCGCAATCGCGTACGTAGACAAGCGCGCTCCCGAGGTGACGGACACAACGTCCACCTTCTCGCCCTCAACGATGCCGGCGGCCTCCAGCAGGTCCGAGTCAATAGTTATTGAGCCCACGTAGTGCAGGTCCGCGCTCGTTACTGTGGCCCGGTGGATTTTGCCACTCATCAGAGTCCGATAAACCTCTGCCATTCATTTCACCTCAAGAATCAAATTGTCAATCAGCCGCGTAGTCCCCACTTTCGCTGCCACCGCTAGCACCCCCGTGCCATGCGTGATGGGTTGGAACGTGGTGGGGTCAACGAGCGCCACGTAATCCACGTCAATGCCCGGCTGGTTCAACGCCTCCATGGTTTTGCGTGTGATCTCGTCCGCGTCCGCACCGGTTTGCGCTGCCTGCGCTCCCGTTTGCAGTGCTTTTGACAACCCGAGGGCCTGTGCGCGCTCGGATTCCGACAGGTACGCGTTGCGCGAAGAGAGCGCAAGGCCGTCGCTGCTGCGCACAATCGGAGCCCCAACAATCTCAATCCCCATGTCTAGGTCACGTACCATTTGCCGCACAATCGCCAGCTGCTGGGCGTCTTTTTGCCCAAACACAGCCACGTCGGGGCGCACCAGGTTAAACACTTTGTTAACCACCAGGCACACACCCGCAAAATGCGTGGGCCGCGTTTTCCCTTCCAGCACCCGAGCCGTGGGCCCCGGATCGATCCGCACCTGTGCTTCGCCATGCGGATACATTTCTTCTGCCGATGGGGCAAACACCAGGTCCGCCCCCACCTGCGCTAGGGCGTTCAAGTCTTTTTGGAGGTCCCGTGGGTAAGCCTCAAAATCCTCGCCGGGCGCAAACTGTGTGGGGTTCACAAAAATGCTCACCACCACGTGGTCGGCGCGCTGCGCCGCTGCCTTCACCAGTGACAAGTGCCCCTCATGCAGAGCCCCCATTGTCATAACTAATCCCCGCTGCCCAGACATGCTTGTCAACGCACGTTTGAGTTCCTCACGGGTTTTAACAACCTTCGGTTCGTTTACCACGACCCCTCCTTCGCGGTAAATCTTACCGCGCCCGCGTGCTAACAACGAAAACCATCAAACAGGTGGGGCACTTTCTTAGCAAGAGAGGATATAGCCGCGGAAAGGGCCGCAGTCTAATAAGCCCGCAGGCCCAGCCGCACTCCAACAAACGGAAGCACAGCTGGGCCGAAGAATCAGCGCGCTGCAACATACCCCGGGGCCTATGGCAACGCCTAGTTCGTATTTACGCGAGCGTGCGGCGCGGCACGATCTCTGGATTAGCAGTTACCACAGACGCTGCCTGCTCATCGGTAGGCAATGTTTCCGCCTTGGCCAGATCTGCGGTGCGCTGACGGTAAGAATCCAGCTCCCGCTTCGCCGTCTGCTCATCCCAACCCAACTCTTTACGCATCAAATCCGCTACCTCCGGCGCAGCAGCCACCCCACGGTCACGCTGCTCCAAGTCCAGACGCACCCTGCGGACCAGCACGTCCTCAAGATGCAACGCACCTTCAAAACGGACGGCGGCCACAACCTCAGCACGCAAGAACTGCGGTGCTTCCTTCAAAGGCTGAGCCAAATCCGGATTCTCCTCAAGCAAATCCAAAACCCGGTCAATCTCAGCACCATAACGATCCAGCAAAGACTCCACACGCGCGGCAGTCCACCCGTATTTACTTGCAATCGCAGGTGCACGCCGGGCCGTGGCAAAGAACCCTTCCGCACCCACCAAAGGCACGTTTTCGGTAATCGAAGGCCGGCGTTTCGCTTCTGCCTCTCCAAGCGCGAAATCAACCGCGTCCTGAGCCATCGGCCGGTACGTGGTGAGCTTACCGCCCGCAATCACCGTCAAATTCGGGGCCGCAGCCGTCACCGTGTGCTCGCGAGACACCTTAGTCGACTGCGTCTTATCCCCCTTCACCCCAGGCTGCAACAGTGGCCGCAACCCCGCGTAAACACCAATAATGTCCTCGCGCGTCAACGGGTCTGCAAGAATCTCATTCGCATGGTCCAACACGTAGTCCACATCTGCTTTAGTGGCCACCGGGCGCGAAATATCCTGCTCATACGGCGTATCCGTAGTGCCAATCACCCAGTAACGCTGCCACGGAATAATGAACAACACAGACTTTTCGGTGCGCAAGAAAATCCCGGTCTGCGCGTTAATGCGCTCGCGCGGCACCACAATGTGAATCCCCTTCGACGCCAGCACCTTCAAGCCACCGTCGGTGCCACCAAGCTTCTCTGTTTCTTCGGTCCACACCCCGGTTGCGTTAATCACGTGGCGGGCATTCACATGCATTTCCTTGCCCGACTCTAGATCCACGATTCGCGCGCCGTTCACAGCTCCACTAGCTGTCTTGGTGAGCCCAACCACCTGGGTGCGGGGAGCCGCGAGCGCCCCAAAGCCAGACGCGGTCCGAACCAAGTCAACCACCAAACGGGCGTCATCCACGCGCGCGTCGTAGAACCGGATCGCGCCAGTCAGCGCTGAAGGCTTAATGCCGGGGAACAGTTTCATTGCGCCGCTGCGCGAGTAGTGCTTTTGCACGGGCACGGAGCCGCGATGTGCCCACTGTGCCATCGCGTCGTACATGCCGACCCCTACTGCGGAGTACGCGCGTTCCACCACGGGGGTTTTCAGTGGCCACAAGAACGGTTGGGCTTTCACCAGGTGAGGTGCGGTTTTAGTAAGAAGCAGGCCACGTTCCTTCAGCGCTTCCGCAACCAGTGCGAAATCGAGGTTGTACAGGTATCGCAGTCCGCCGTGAACTAGTTTTGAGGACCACGCGGAGGTGCCGCTGGCCCAGTCCCCCGCTTCTACAACGGCTGTGCGTAGCCCGCGCGAAGCGGCGTCGAGCGCGATTCCCGCCCCGGTTACACCTCCACCGATCACGAGGATGTCCACGCCCTCTTCGTCCGTCATCTCTTTCAACGCCTGGGCACGGGAGTGAGCCGTGAGGAATGTGTTTTGCTCTCGCATTCTGAACCTCCTGTTGTTTTGCTACGGCTGTGCTTAGAACCAGCCGTGTGTTGACGGCTGTGTCAAGCGTTTGAGGCACTACCCGCAGGGTACTCATCCCGAGGCTATACCTCCAGTCACCAATTTAGGTTACAGCAACGTTACCAAATTCGAAAGTATTCTCAACTAGAACGCACAAACGTGCACGAGGTGGTTGCAAGCTCGAAATAATGAGTTCAACTGTTAGCAGCGCGGCGCACTGCGGGCTTACCGACGGGCGCGCGGCGGGACTACCACCCCGCCCAGTCTCGTGGTCGAACTACCACCGGGGGTTCGGCTGGCCTACCGGCGGTAGAGCAGTTCGGCGTGGATCGCTTCCGCAGTGGCGTCGTCGATTAACCCCACTTCGTTGGCTTGCTGCGCGGTCGCTTCAGCCATGTCCATGTAGGTGCGTGCCACGCTTTCCAACCCCGCGTTGCGCAGCGCGTCCATGTGCGTGCTGATGGTTCCCGTGTCACCGCGCACCACCGGCCCCGTCAGCCCAGCCGCCCCTTCCGACAGAGCGCGTTCTAACGCTGCGTTTAGCAGTGGTTGAATATACTCGGCGGGTTCATCTATTCCCGCTTTGCTAAGCGCTGTTACTGCTTGGGACACAATCGTCACCAGGTAGTTCGCCCCGTGCGCTAGCGCCGCGTGGTACACCGCCCGGTCTTCTTCTTCCACCACGTAGGGGGTCGCTCCCATTTCCATCACGAGGGCCTGGCCGATCGCGATTCCAACCGCGGGTGCGGTCACAGCAACGGGGCAGTTCACCAAGCGGTCCACATCCAGGGAGGTTCCCGTGAAAGTCATGGCCGGATGCAGAGCAATTGGAATCGCCCCGGCGGCAGACGCGCCCGATAGTGCCGCCACTCCGTGGGCGCCACACGGGTGCACCACAATCTGGTTGGCGCGCCAGACCTGAAGTTTCGCCAGGCCATCCACGACGGGTACGATCTGATCGTCGGGCACCGCCACAATCACCAGGTCACTAGCCTCCACCACTTGGTCTGCGTCCGCTATCTGCGCGTCGGGCAGCAGCGCCGCCACCCGGTCGTTGCTCTCTTCAGATCTTGATCGGGTTACTGCCACTACTGAATGCCCTGCCCGCTGCAGTGCCAACCCGAGTGTGGGGCCAACTCGGCCCGCCCCCACCACTCCAATGCGGAATCTAGCTGGCATGGCGCGCCTGCGTTTCTTGCCCGAGCTTCATCTGTTTCTCTACAACCTCGGGCCCGTCGGTAAATAGGTTCTCAGCGGGAATATCGCGCCCAGATTCAACGCGTTTACGCCACGCCTCAGGTTCCTCAACCCGCCGGGCCACGCGGGCCCGCGTAGCCACAGTTGCGGCAACGTTTGCAGCAACTCGTTCGTCAACATGCGCCAGGGATGTGTTGCCGGTTAGTGAAACCAGGTGGAAGTCCAGGCTCCGCAGCCGCCGCTTAGTGCGCCACGGCCCGGTGTACAACTTCACCGATTGGATCCGCGGGTAGGCAAACATAACGAGCTTGCGCGTGACCCGCCCCAGGCGCAGAGCCACCACCCGGTCGGTTAACGCAATCGCGTTGCGGTCGTATGCGATCCAGTCGAAGATCCGCGCGCGGGGCGGGCAGACTTCGTAGATTGCGCTTGGCCCGCGGTCTTCAATTCCCGAACGTACCAGTTCCATCGGGTCATCTATCCCCAGGTCCGGGTACACCATCCATACGGCACGCAGCATGTCAGACAGGGACCCCACGGGAAGGAGCACGTCACGATCTTCTGATCCTCCTTCGCTACTACCTTGGAATCCGGCTTGAACGATACTGACTTTGTACCAGCCGAAGATTCGCCACAAGAACGGTTGCTCAATTTCTAAACCGTGTATGCGTGCCGGAGCGATTGTTTGCGCACGGGTGGAGGTAAGACCCGCGCGAATGCGGATACCGTCGGCAGTTACGAATGCGCGGAAGTTGAAGTTTTGCGTGAAGCTTCGCAGTGGCACGCCAATCATAGCGATCCCGCCGAAGACGATCCCAACTAGCCCGGAAGCCGCCGAGTCAAACACCGCCCAAAATACGACTGCACTCGATAGCAACGCGATTCCAATAACCAGAACGAATATCATCCCGAAGTTCACAAACAACGATCCGAGCAGTCGCAGCCACGGCACCTCGATTATGGGGCTGCCATCTTCTTCCCACGAATCAATTCCGACCGCGTCTGCCTCATTTTCCGCTTGAGGGCCATTGGCTACCCTATTCTCCGCTTGAGGGCCAGCTGTCGCACTATTGGTCACGCCTGCTGGCGCGTCGACGCCCTCAGCACTTTGGGTGACGCCCTCAGCGCGCGTGGCGGACGCGTCTGTACTTTTAGTGCCTGCTCGGCGCAGTAAGATTTCGCGCCTAACCGCTTCCAGATCACGGGTTTTCAGCAGGCCAAAAGACAGGTTTGAATCCGCCCCACCTGCAACCTCAATGTCAATCTTGCCCAACCCAAACAGGCGCCCCACCAATGAGTGGGTAATATTCACGGTTTGAATCCGCGACAAGCGGGCGTGCCGCTGGTTGCGCGCCAAGATGCCGTTACGGTAATAAACCGCGTTTTCTGTAACCGCATACCCCATGTGACGCCAACTGAAATAGCAGTACACACCCACTATCAGCGCAATTAACAGCAGCGCGCCAAGCACCACCATGACAATCTTGAGTACGCTGGAGTGCTGCACGAAGCCGGAGTTAGCGATGTCCTCATAGAGGTCGTAGTTCCGATAGAGCAAGAACCCAAACAGAGCCGTGAACACCGCCCAAGACTGCGCCAGCGGAGTAATGGGGTGAAGCTTACGCCACGCGGCTTCGTCTACCCCCGAGCCGACTATTGATTCGCGTTTTTTGCGCTTCGCCATTTACAGCCCCGCCATCTCAGCTTCACCGCGAGCAGCAAGTTCGTTGCGCAACCGTGCGGCCTCGCCCGACGGTAGTCCTGGGATTGACGCGTCAGTACTGGCAGATGCGGTGTGTAGTTCCACTTCCGCGATCTTGAAGTATCGGGCGATCGGCCCCTCAGAAACATCTACGTACTGCAACCGGCCGTAGGGGATAATTGTTAGGTTCCGAAACATGATTCCTTTGCGGATCAGCAGGTCCGACGGGCCTTCCGCGTACCCGATTGCCCGCACCTGGCGCGGCACTAGCCAAAACAACCATACGAACAAGGCCGCGAGCGCCGCGACCGCGATCCAAATCCACCGGCTCAAAAGCACCGATAATGCCGCTGCCGGCAGAATAGTTACGACGGCACCAATCCCTAGTGACACCATCCGGACTTTCAAAAGATTAGGAGAAACTCGTTTGAACTCCACGTCGCTAGGATTGAAAACTTCCGTATCTGGTTGCATGCAGAATACCTTTCTGTACGGGCGCCACGAACGCTATCAACTCTGGGAAATAGTGTTTCATAGTGACTTACACCGCTCAAGTACACAGTTTAGGCTGTTACATGCCCTCAATGTCGCACTTACCCCCTCCATCCCACCCGCCCACTAATCCACAGAGTCCAGCTTCCATTCAGGGACTTTTCAGCGTGAGGGTGTTGAATTACCTCATGAGCACTACGATTGACCGCGCAAACTCACAGTCTCAAACATCTGAAGCCAAGCTACTGGTTGTCGACGATGAACCAAATATCCGCGACCTGCTGGCGTCCTCACTGCGGTTTGCAGGTTTCGACGTGTCCACCGCAGCGAACGGTGCCTCCGCCTTCCACCTCGCCACTACAGAAAACCCAGACCTCATTGTCCTAGACGTCATGCTGCCCGACATGGATGGCTTCACCGTTACCCGCCGGCTGCGCGACGCGGGCGTGCGCGTTCCCGTACTGTTCTTAACGGCGCGCGACGACATGCAGGACAAAATCCAAGGCCTCACCGTTGGTGGGGATGACTACGTGACGAAACCCTTTGGGCTAGAAGAAGTGGTGGCGCGCATCCGCGCAATCTTACGACGCACCAAAGACACCGAGGAAGATGACGGCATCCTGCGGGTTGGCGACTTGGAAATGGACGAGGACGCACACGAAGTGCGCCGCGCCGGCACCGAAATCGAACTATCCCCCACCGAGTTCAAACTACTGCGCTACCTCATCCTCAACGAAGGGCGCGTAGTGTCTAAAATGCAGATCCTCGACCACGTGTGGGAATACGACTGGGATGGGGAAGCAGCCATCGTGGAATCATACATCTCCTACTTGCGGCGTAAACTCGCGGTACCCGGCGCCTCAGGGGAACTAATCCACACGCGCCGCGGATTCGGCTACATGCTGAGGGCCGAGAACTGACCCGGATGAGTCGACTACCAGGCATCTTCAAAACAGGGTTTTGGCGTTCAATAACGCTTCGAACCCGCCTGGTTGTACTGTTCACCCTGATCCTTTCAGTTGGATTCACCCTCGCAGCCACCGCCCTGCTAGGGATCTTGCAAGCACACCTCGTGGGCCAAGTAGACCGGGAACTAGAAGAATCCGCGCGCCGCACGGCCGTATCCACCGCCGAGGCACTTTTGAACTCGCGCGAACCCAATATTCCCTCAAACTACTACTTCCACTTCAAAACGGTGGACGGCAGCGAGAACTCCCTAATTACTCCCGAAAGTGCAGACAGGTTCGGCGTGCCAGTAACTGGGGAACTACTACCCATGGGCGTGTACCCCCAAGGGGCGATGACGCGGCCGGTGAAGGTACCGTCCACTAAAGACGGTTCCTCCTGGCGGGCAGTTGCGGTGCCGATCAGTGTGAACAACCAGCCCTACGGCGTGGTGACGATCGCGCTGCCGCTGACGGACACCGACGAAACCCTGGTGAACACCGCGCAGTACTTTCTGCTGCTCGGAATCCTCATCACCGTCGTTGGAGCCACTACCTCCTACTACATGGTGCGGCTTGCGCTGCGGCCCCTCAAGCGAATAGAAACGGTGGCGAAACAAATTTCGGTAGGAAATATTTCGCAACGCATCGACCCCGAACCGGAAACGTCGGAAATAGGGTCGCTTACAACCAGCCTGAACCGTATGCTGGCGCGCATCGAACAATC from Gleimia hominis harbors:
- a CDS encoding SDR family oxidoreductase codes for the protein MDLGLSGKVAFVAASTSGLGRASALKLAAEGARVFVTGRTEGRVQTVVEQVLKAGGVADGAVMDVEDLASVEHAAATCEAAFGPIDVLVLNGPGPRPGKPTTVRPVDVDEAMNRLVKPHIALINRCLPHMQKQGWGRIIAVGSVAVQTPSEQLVLSSMGRMALAGYLKALSLEVGASGVTVNVVHPGRILTPRIDQLDADAAQREGVSPQEVRERFENSIPVKRLGDPEELAAAVVFYASKAAGYITGTGLRVDGGSTPVL
- a CDS encoding Rossmann-like and DUF2520 domain-containing protein codes for the protein MPARFRIGVVGAGRVGPTLGLALQRAGHSVVAVTRSRSEESNDRVAALLPDAQIADADQVVEASDLVIVAVPDDQIVPVVDGLAKLQVWRANQIVVHPCGAHGVAALSGASAAGAIPIALHPAMTFTGTSLDVDRLVNCPVAVTAPAVGIAIGQALVMEMGATPYVVEEEDRAVYHAALAHGANYLVTIVSQAVTALSKAGIDEPAEYIQPLLNAALERALSEGAAGLTGPVVRGDTGTISTHMDALRNAGLESVARTYMDMAEATAQQANEVGLIDDATAEAIHAELLYRR
- a CDS encoding glycerol-3-phosphate dehydrogenase/oxidase; this translates as MREQNTFLTAHSRAQALKEMTDEEGVDILVIGGGVTGAGIALDAASRGLRTAVVEAGDWASGTSAWSSKLVHGGLRYLYNLDFALVAEALKERGLLLTKTAPHLVKAQPFLWPLKTPVVERAYSAVGVGMYDAMAQWAHRGSVPVQKHYSRSGAMKLFPGIKPSALTGAIRFYDARVDDARLVVDLVRTASGFGALAAPRTQVVGLTKTASGAVNGARIVDLESGKEMHVNARHVINATGVWTEETEKLGGTDGGLKVLASKGIHIVVPRERINAQTGIFLRTEKSVLFIIPWQRYWVIGTTDTPYEQDISRPVATKADVDYVLDHANEILADPLTREDIIGVYAGLRPLLQPGVKGDKTQSTKVSREHTVTAAAPNLTVIAGGKLTTYRPMAQDAVDFALGEAEAKRRPSITENVPLVGAEGFFATARRAPAIASKYGWTAARVESLLDRYGAEIDRVLDLLEENPDLAQPLKEAPQFLRAEVVAAVRFEGALHLEDVLVRRVRLDLEQRDRGVAAAPEVADLMRKELGWDEQTAKRELDSYRQRTADLAKAETLPTDEQAASVVTANPEIVPRRTLA
- the panD gene encoding aspartate 1-decarboxylase, which gives rise to MAEVYRTLMSGKIHRATVTSADLHYVGSITIDSDLLEAAGIVEGEKVDVVSVTSGARLSTYAIAGQPGSGGIQVNGAAAHLINKGEVVIIIAYAQVPQSQLEGWRGRVVLVDEQNRQIHVGDDPASVPAGLENATGGEGPLQSPLR
- a CDS encoding xylulokinase, coding for MEPLVIGIDSSTSATKAVVIDAGGHVLATGRSRIEFFTPHMHQYEHDPRQWWSSTQEAVAQAVAQLSAQDRARVKAMGITHQRETFVALDERGEAIRPAILWLDSRAGEQINRLGSDAVHELSGKPADTTSALYKMAWLKEHEPQVFERAHLVVDVHAYVAHGLTGRWVSSTGSADTLNLFDIAAQTWSPTLLDMAGVRAEQMPQLAKPGEVVGPLLPELAAQWGLENVVMVAGLGDGQAAGLGTAATEPGVAYVNIGTSIVAGVHADEYRFSKQYRALVAGIPGWFVLESVQNSGSVLGNWFRREFNDPALEGAPDPKLEAAAAQVPAGCEGLLSLPYWNAVQAPYWDPFARGAVVGYGSGHTRAHAYRSLLEGMAFELALNLEGLARGGATSVRELRAVGGGSRSALWRQIICDVTGVEIVRSEVEEASAQGAAALAFVGIGYYDDAAHAASAMAHLGERTTPDAKTHDRYRKWMGVHRKIFPALQGIFHDIQDVAVELGEL
- the lysS gene encoding lysine--tRNA ligase → MKDFLENAPEQVRVRANKRQEMLDAGVDPYPVELPVTTTIAQVRETYESLGEEEESQDVVGLVGRVMAVRGSGKLQFVVLQDGAGNQLQAMLSAKAVGADSLKSFKSLVDLGDHLFVRGRPIRSKRGELSVFAEATEDDAAWRIASKALRPLPKAFVTEDGTAMTLSEDQRVRRRYLDMIVRPAARDMVRVRANVVYSLREYFHDAGFIEIETPMLQTIHGGAAARPFTTHMNAYDTDLFLRIAPELFLKRAVVGGVDKVFEINRNFRNEGADSSHSPEFTMLEAYEAYGTYDSMARRTREFIQKAARDAMGSEQVTLPDGSVYDLSGSWREISMFEATAQALGREFSVDTPREELLQIAGEFGLDIPDHYVNGKIAEEIFEAALGDDLYEPTFVRDYPVDSSPLVRQHRSKPGVVEKWDLYIRGFELATAYSELVDPVVQRERLVEQSLAAAQGDEEAMSLDEDFLEAMEQGMPPTGGMGMGLDRLLMAFTGQGIRETITFPLVKKLS
- the panC gene encoding pantoate--beta-alanine ligase, with amino-acid sequence MVNEPKVVKTREELKRALTSMSGQRGLVMTMGALHEGHLSLVKAAAQRADHVVVSIFVNPTQFAPGEDFEAYPRDLQKDLNALAQVGADLVFAPSAEEMYPHGEAQVRIDPGPTARVLEGKTRPTHFAGVCLVVNKVFNLVRPDVAVFGQKDAQQLAIVRQMVRDLDMGIEIVGAPIVRSSDGLALSSRNAYLSESERAQALGLSKALQTGAQAAQTGADADEITRKTMEALNQPGIDVDYVALVDPTTFQPITHGTGVLAVAAKVGTTRLIDNLILEVK